The following proteins come from a genomic window of Suricata suricatta isolate VVHF042 chromosome 5, meerkat_22Aug2017_6uvM2_HiC, whole genome shotgun sequence:
- the TRIM42 gene encoding tripartite motif-containing protein 42 isoform X1, protein METAMCVCSPCCTWERCCPQLCSCLCCKFLFTSERNCTCFPCPYKDERNCQCCHCTCSENPNCHWCCCSWANDPNCKYCCTASSNLHCYYYESRCCRQATITFHKGRLRSIRTSSKTALHIGSSDTQVDEVKKMPMNGNLVHHLSCPLCKRLRLHSFMLPCNHSLCEKCLRQLQKHAEVTENFYILVCPMCNRSHCMSYSHKMQLPENYLRGHLTKRYMQRHGYLKWRFDRSAGPILCQVCRHRRIAYKRCATCRLNLCNDCLKSFHSDVAMQDHVFVDTSTEDQDEKICIHHPSSRIVEYCRFDNQLLCTFCKTAFHNGHDTVSLIDACSERSAALFSAIAKFKAVRYEIDNDLMEFNILKNSFKADKEVKRKEIRNGFLKLRSILHEKEKSIMEQIENLEVSRQKEIEKYVYVTTMKVNEMDGLIAYSKEALKETGQVAFLQSAKILVDQIEDGIQSTFRPDPQLRLHSLHCMPLDFAELSNAIHELFPIGPKKVGSSGDSLPSPYPMHSEMMISRKVTFSTHSFGNQQICQRSSSLLTFNTNGEKAKMGLEAYGRAQSATPAKPTDGLYTYWSAGAENQPVQNSSSFHSWYPFNDASMKTPGPIVIYQTLVYPRAAKVYWTCPTEDVDSFEMEFYELVTTPPNNVQTELCGQIRDIVQQNLELHNLTPNTEYLFKVRAINDKGPGQWSDICKVVTPDGRGKNRAKWGLLKNIQTALQKRF, encoded by the exons ATGGAGACTGCCATGTGTGTTTGCTCCCCATGTTGTACATGGGAGAGATGCTGTCCCCAACTATGCTCCTGTCTGTGCTGCAAGTTCCTCTTCACCTCAGAGCGGAACTGCACCTGCTTCCCCTGCCCTTACAAAGATGAGCGCAACTGCCAGTGCTGCCACTGCACCTGCTCTGAGAACCCCAACTGCCACTGGTGCTGCTGCTCCTGGGCCAATGACCCCAACTGCAAGTACTGCTGCACAGCCAGCAGCAACCTCCATTGCTACTATTATGAGAGCCGCTGCTGCCGCCAGGCCACCATCACGTTCCACAAGGGCCGCCTCAGAAGCATCCGCACATC CTCCAAGACGGCGCTGCACATCGGGAGCAGCGACACCCAGGTCGATGAGGTGAAGAAGATGCCCATGAATGGCAACCTGGTACACCACCTCTCGTGCCCCTTGTGCAAGCGGCTGCGCCTGCACTCATTCATGCTGCCCTGCAACCACAGCCTGTGCGAGAAGTGCCTGCGGCAGCTGCAAAAGCACGCCGAGGTCACCGAGAACTTCTACATCCTCGTCTGCCCCATGTGCAACCGCTCGCACTGCATGTCCTACAGCCACAAGATGCAGCTGCCCGAGAACTACCTGCGCGGGCACCTCACCAAGCGCTACATGCAGAGGCACGGCTACCTCAAGTGGCGCTTCGACCGCTCCGCGGGGCCCATCCTCTGCCAGGTCTGCCGGCATCGGCGCATCGCCTACAAGCGCTGCGCCACATGCCGCCTCAACCTCTGCAACGACTGCCTCAAGTCCTTCCACTCAGACGTGGCCATGCAGGACCACGTCTTCGTGGACACCAGCACCGAGGACCAGGACGAGAAGATCTGCATCCACCACCCGTCCAGCCGCATCGTGGAGTACTGCCGCTTCGACAACCAGCTGCTCTGCACCTTCTGCAAGACGGCTTTCCACAACGGCCACGACACTGTCAGCCTCATCGACGCCTGCTCTGAGAGGTCCGCTGCGCTCTTCAGCGCCATCGCCAAGTTCAAAGCAG TCCGCTATGAGATTGATAATGACCTAATGGagttcaacattttaaaaaacagctttaaagCTGACAAGGAGGTGAAGCGAAAAGAGATTCGAAATGGATTTCTCAAGCTACGCAGCATTCTACATGAGAAGGAGAAGTCCATCATGGAGCAGATAGAGAATTTGGAGGTGTCCAGACAGAAGGAGATTGAAAAATATGTATACGTCACAACGATGAAAGTGAATGAAATGGATGGCCTGATCGCCTATTCCAAAGAAGCACTGAAGGAGACAGGCCAGGTGGCATTCCTGCAGTCTGCCAAGATTCTGGTGGACCAGATCGAGGATGGCATCCAGAGCACCTTTAGGCCTGACCCACAGCTCCGGCTACACTCCTTGCACTGCATGCCCTTGGACTTTGCTGAGCTCTCCAATGCCATCCATGAGCTCTTCCCCATAGGACCCAAGAAGGTAGGCTCCTCAGGGgactccctgccctccccctatCCCATGCACTCAGAAATGATGATCTCTAGGAAAGTGACTTTCAGCACTCACAGCTTCGGCAACCAGCAGATATGCCAGCGAAGTTCCTCCTTGTTGACCTTCAACACCAACGGTGAGAAGGCCAAAATGGGTCTGGAAGCCTATGGGCGAGCCCAGTCGGCCACACCTGCCAAGCCCACAGATGGCCTCTATACCTACTGGAGTGCAGGGGCAGAAAATCAGCCTGTGCAGAACAGCAGCAGCTTCCACAGCTGGTACCCATTCAATGATGCTTCTATGAAGACCCCAGGCCCAATTGTTATCTACCAGACTCTAGTGTATCCTAGAGCTGCCAAG GTTTACTGGACATGCCCAACAGAAGACGTGGACTCTTTTGAGATGGAGTTTTATGAACTCGTTACTACCCCTCCCAACAATGTGCAGACAGAGCTCTGTGGGCAAATTCGAGATATAGTGCAGCAGAATCTGGAGCTGCACAACCTGACCCCCAACACTGAGTATCTATTTAAAGTTAGAGCCATCAATGATAAGGGTCCTGGGCAATGGAGTGACATTTGCAAG
- the TRIM42 gene encoding tripartite motif-containing protein 42 isoform X2 yields the protein METAMCVCSPCCTWERCCPQLCSCLCCKFLFTSERNCTCFPCPYKDERNCQCCHCTCSENPNCHWCCCSWANDPNCKYCCTASSNLHCYYYESRCCRQATITFHKGRLRSIRTSSKTALHIGSSDTQVDEVKKMPMNGNLVHHLSCPLCKRLRLHSFMLPCNHSLCEKCLRQLQKHAEVTENFYILVCPMCNRSHCMSYSHKMQLPENYLRGHLTKRYMQRHGYLKWRFDRSAGPILCQVCRHRRIAYKRCATCRLNLCNDCLKSFHSDVAMQDHVFVDTSTEDQDEKICIHHPSSRIVEYCRFDNQLLCTFCKTAFHNGHDTVSLIDACSERSAALFSAIAKFKAVRYEIDNDLMEFNILKNSFKADKEVKRKEIRNGFLKLRSILHEKEKSIMEQIENLEVSRQKEIEKYVYVTTMKVNEMDGLIAYSKEALKETGQVAFLQSAKILVDQIEDGIQSTFRPDPQLRLHSLHCMPLDFAELSNAIHELFPIGPKKVGSSGDSLPSPYPMHSEMMISRKVTFSTHSFGNQQICQRSSSLLTFNTNGEKAKMGLEAYGRAQSATPAKPTDGLYTYWSAGAENQPVQNSSSFHSWYPFNDASMKTPGPIVIYQTLVYPRAAKVVTPDGRGKNRAKWGLLKNIQTALQKRF from the exons ATGGAGACTGCCATGTGTGTTTGCTCCCCATGTTGTACATGGGAGAGATGCTGTCCCCAACTATGCTCCTGTCTGTGCTGCAAGTTCCTCTTCACCTCAGAGCGGAACTGCACCTGCTTCCCCTGCCCTTACAAAGATGAGCGCAACTGCCAGTGCTGCCACTGCACCTGCTCTGAGAACCCCAACTGCCACTGGTGCTGCTGCTCCTGGGCCAATGACCCCAACTGCAAGTACTGCTGCACAGCCAGCAGCAACCTCCATTGCTACTATTATGAGAGCCGCTGCTGCCGCCAGGCCACCATCACGTTCCACAAGGGCCGCCTCAGAAGCATCCGCACATC CTCCAAGACGGCGCTGCACATCGGGAGCAGCGACACCCAGGTCGATGAGGTGAAGAAGATGCCCATGAATGGCAACCTGGTACACCACCTCTCGTGCCCCTTGTGCAAGCGGCTGCGCCTGCACTCATTCATGCTGCCCTGCAACCACAGCCTGTGCGAGAAGTGCCTGCGGCAGCTGCAAAAGCACGCCGAGGTCACCGAGAACTTCTACATCCTCGTCTGCCCCATGTGCAACCGCTCGCACTGCATGTCCTACAGCCACAAGATGCAGCTGCCCGAGAACTACCTGCGCGGGCACCTCACCAAGCGCTACATGCAGAGGCACGGCTACCTCAAGTGGCGCTTCGACCGCTCCGCGGGGCCCATCCTCTGCCAGGTCTGCCGGCATCGGCGCATCGCCTACAAGCGCTGCGCCACATGCCGCCTCAACCTCTGCAACGACTGCCTCAAGTCCTTCCACTCAGACGTGGCCATGCAGGACCACGTCTTCGTGGACACCAGCACCGAGGACCAGGACGAGAAGATCTGCATCCACCACCCGTCCAGCCGCATCGTGGAGTACTGCCGCTTCGACAACCAGCTGCTCTGCACCTTCTGCAAGACGGCTTTCCACAACGGCCACGACACTGTCAGCCTCATCGACGCCTGCTCTGAGAGGTCCGCTGCGCTCTTCAGCGCCATCGCCAAGTTCAAAGCAG TCCGCTATGAGATTGATAATGACCTAATGGagttcaacattttaaaaaacagctttaaagCTGACAAGGAGGTGAAGCGAAAAGAGATTCGAAATGGATTTCTCAAGCTACGCAGCATTCTACATGAGAAGGAGAAGTCCATCATGGAGCAGATAGAGAATTTGGAGGTGTCCAGACAGAAGGAGATTGAAAAATATGTATACGTCACAACGATGAAAGTGAATGAAATGGATGGCCTGATCGCCTATTCCAAAGAAGCACTGAAGGAGACAGGCCAGGTGGCATTCCTGCAGTCTGCCAAGATTCTGGTGGACCAGATCGAGGATGGCATCCAGAGCACCTTTAGGCCTGACCCACAGCTCCGGCTACACTCCTTGCACTGCATGCCCTTGGACTTTGCTGAGCTCTCCAATGCCATCCATGAGCTCTTCCCCATAGGACCCAAGAAGGTAGGCTCCTCAGGGgactccctgccctccccctatCCCATGCACTCAGAAATGATGATCTCTAGGAAAGTGACTTTCAGCACTCACAGCTTCGGCAACCAGCAGATATGCCAGCGAAGTTCCTCCTTGTTGACCTTCAACACCAACGGTGAGAAGGCCAAAATGGGTCTGGAAGCCTATGGGCGAGCCCAGTCGGCCACACCTGCCAAGCCCACAGATGGCCTCTATACCTACTGGAGTGCAGGGGCAGAAAATCAGCCTGTGCAGAACAGCAGCAGCTTCCACAGCTGGTACCCATTCAATGATGCTTCTATGAAGACCCCAGGCCCAATTGTTATCTACCAGACTCTAGTGTATCCTAGAGCTGCCAAG